The DNA window GAGAGGCTTCAGGGCGATGATGGTTGCGAGAGCTGTGACGAGGGCAACCCCGGCTCAAGGTCAGAAAGAGGAGGGCACCATGAGGCTATCCGAGTTGATGAATCGCGAGATCATAAGTTCCCGGGACGGTGTTAGCCTGGGTATGGTAGGCGGGTCGGACCTGGTTATAGACTCGCTGACGGGCAAGATAGTCTCGCTTGTTATCCGGGAGAGGCGGGGCCTTTCTATAATTTCCCGGAAGCCCCGTGAGCTTGTCATACCCTGGCAGGCAGTGAAGATAGTTGGTCCTGATGTTTTGATCGTGGACATCCCGCCATCGAATACATGATGGCCTTCTGGGC is part of the Bacillota bacterium genome and encodes:
- a CDS encoding YlmC/YmxH family sporulation protein, giving the protein MRLSELMNREIISSRDGVSLGMVGGSDLVIDSLTGKIVSLVIRERRGLSIISRKPRELVIPWQAVKIVGPDVLIVDIPPSNT